One Centroberyx gerrardi isolate f3 chromosome 2, fCenGer3.hap1.cur.20231027, whole genome shotgun sequence DNA window includes the following coding sequences:
- the june gene encoding junE proto-oncogene, AP-1 transcription factor subunit, protein MTGKMETPFYHDDTPTVPGFGQIADYERYQGNKMVMSKKAMSVAGHHFGPGGGGALGGSSSALKLLQSQQGGGNPNNLGLAGANSSLMASSSSADMNLLKLASPDLEHLIIQSNQGLVTTSPVPNATNPFIYRNQATNEQEGFADGFVKALADLHKQNQLVGGGPMSPSSSAALQAPYPRNLMSGGEMPVYTNLSSYNPGQMAYPGGQMAYGGSGHGPGHGPGHGPGHGPGHGGGPQPHGRGLDAPQTVPEVPHPPGDPTSSPPSLSPIDLETQERIKAERKKLRNRIAASKCRKRKLERISRLEEKVKVLKTQNSDLASTASMLREQVAQLKQKVMNHVTNGCQIAVGSASVAKPGAGGGAAGENSSC, encoded by the coding sequence ATGACGGGTAAGATGGAAACTCCTTTCTACCACGACGACACGCCCACCGTCCCCGGCTTCGGACAGATCGCCGACTACGAGCGCTACCAGGGAAACAAGATGGTGATGAGTAAGAAAGCCATGTCTGTGGCGGGACATCATTTCGGGCCCGGCGGCGGCGGAGCGCTGGGCGGAAGCTCCTCGGCGCTGAAGCTCCTCCAGAGCCAACAGGGCGGCGGGAACCCCAACAACCTGGGGCTCGCCGGCGCCAACAGCTCCCTGATGGCGTCGTCATCCTCGGCGGATATGAACCTCCTGAAGCTGGCGTCCCCCGACCTGGAGCACCTGATCATCCAATCCAACCAGGGCTTGGTCACCACCAGCCCGGTGCCCAACGCCACAAACCCCTTCATCTACCGGAACCAGGCCACCAACGAGCAAGAGGGATTCGCCGACGGGTTCGTCAAAGCGCTGGCCGACCTCCACAAGCAGAACCAGCTGGTCGGAGGAGGTCCCATGTCTCCGTCCTCCTCCGCCGCGCTGCAGGCTCCCTACCCGAGGAACCTGATGTCCGGAGGGGAGATGCCGGTCTACACCAACCTGAGCAGCTACAACCCGGGCCAGATGGCCTATCCCGGAGGACAGATGGCGTACGGCGGGTCGGGTCACGGTCCGGGTCACGGTCCGGGTCACGGTCCGGGTCACGGTCCGGGTCACGGCGGCGGTCCCCAGCCCCACGGCCGAGGCCTGGACGCCCCTCAGACCGTCCCCGAGGTCCCTCACCCGCCGGGCGACCCCACCAGCTccccgccctccctctcccccatcGACCTGGAGACCCAGGAGCGAATCAAGGCCGAGCGGAAGAAACTACGCAACCGAATCGCCGCGTCCAAGTGCCGCAAGCGGAAGCTGGAGAGGATCTCGCGGCTGGAGGAGAAGGTGAAGGTCCTGAAGACTCAGAACTCGGACCTCGCCTCCACCGCCTCCATGCTGAGGGAGCAGGTGGCTCAGCTGAAGCAGAAGGTCATGAACCACGTCACCAACGGCTGCCAGATCGCCGTCGGCTCGGCCTCGGTGGCCAAGCCCGGCGCAGGAGGCGGCGCCGCCGGCGAGAACTCCAGCTGCTGA